One Pseudomonas brassicacearum genomic region harbors:
- a CDS encoding CfaE/CblD family pilus tip adhesin — protein sequence MNLPTLFRRRIRRACSMLCSMAALVTLPATAQSNVVLSDYYQRDELNFDRATPASDHYLWTQKMHGYSENNFNYRQMLFVCLSSTDPKNGACPTSNWGNEGISSISLRFTERRSRLSQVLVVRGYMERYFVGSRCYGTGWGNRRHHLTSNNHQVCEDYISPRGSASTIWIPQSELAKLPSGGVWTAQLVLKLKTYASQPIGAASTYTVDFNLDVTDHNNMQIYLPAYGISTPQVDLNLRTRPLSSGPGGVVSGQAVIDACLYDGYNANSQRYEVRVTGTNPVPGMEGRFFVHHASGGTGERNRIEYRVRTRTANLGETQHVSGQTVIHTGIDNADIRSVRLPNVPFPVVCTPWPITLDTPAFNQIDKNTGQYRGELKLEFTPSTSSP from the coding sequence ATGAATCTGCCTACACTTTTCCGTCGCCGGATACGCCGGGCCTGTTCAATGCTCTGCAGCATGGCAGCGCTGGTGACGTTGCCTGCAACGGCCCAGAGCAATGTCGTGTTGAGCGATTATTATCAACGCGACGAGCTGAACTTCGACCGTGCTACGCCGGCTTCTGACCATTACTTATGGACCCAGAAAATGCACGGCTACAGCGAGAACAATTTTAACTATCGCCAGATGCTTTTTGTCTGTCTTTCTTCCACTGATCCGAAAAACGGGGCCTGCCCTACCTCGAACTGGGGCAACGAGGGGATCAGTTCCATCTCGCTTCGCTTCACCGAACGACGCAGCCGCCTTTCGCAGGTGCTGGTTGTCCGCGGGTACATGGAACGGTACTTCGTAGGCTCGAGATGTTACGGCACCGGATGGGGAAACCGGCGGCACCACCTGACCAGCAACAATCATCAAGTATGTGAGGATTACATCAGCCCGCGTGGCAGCGCCTCGACAATTTGGATACCGCAATCAGAACTGGCAAAACTGCCATCGGGCGGTGTCTGGACAGCGCAACTGGTGCTCAAGCTGAAGACGTACGCCAGCCAGCCCATCGGGGCGGCCAGTACCTACACCGTAGACTTCAATCTCGACGTCACCGACCATAATAATATGCAGATCTACCTGCCCGCCTACGGCATCAGCACCCCGCAAGTGGACCTGAACCTGCGCACCCGGCCATTGAGCAGCGGACCGGGCGGCGTAGTATCCGGCCAAGCGGTGATCGATGCCTGCCTCTATGACGGCTATAACGCCAATAGCCAGCGCTACGAGGTGCGCGTCACCGGCACCAACCCCGTGCCAGGCATGGAGGGCCGCTTCTTCGTGCACCATGCCTCCGGTGGCACGGGTGAGCGAAACCGGATCGAATACCGGGTTCGCACCCGCACCGCCAACCTGGGCGAAACCCAGCATGTGTCGGGACAAACGGTGATCCATACCGGTATCGACAATGCCGATATCCGCTCAGTGCGCCTGCCCAACGTGCCCTTCCCGGTCGTTTGCACGCCATGGCCTATCACCCTGGACACACCGGCTTTCAACCAGATCGACAAGAACACCGGGCAGTATCGGGGCGAGTTGAAGCTTGAGTTCACACCGTCGACGAGTTCGCCCTGA